A genomic region of Paroedura picta isolate Pp20150507F chromosome 4, Ppicta_v3.0, whole genome shotgun sequence contains the following coding sequences:
- the LOC143836314 gene encoding uncharacterized protein LOC143836314 isoform X1, protein MRRGASSHIKKVPAGTKHQHSTPVLLRVQKAERAARQMGEVQDTRKEERKAYSCRCCTGSNSRKKEQMGTDKLSCVSTWREDHYGQLYRGREWATTSGSQLP, encoded by the exons ATGCGCAGGGGAGCTTCATCCCACATAAAAAAAGTGCCCGCAG GAACTAAGCATCAACATAGTACTCCTGTGTTATTGAGAGTTCAGAAAGCGGAACGTGCTGCCCGGCAGATGGGGGAGGTGCAAGACACCCGCAAAGAGGAGCGGAAGGCATATTCCTGCAG GTGCTGCACAGGATCCAATTCCAGGAAGAAGGAACAGATGGGCACTGAT AAGCTAAGCTGTGTCAGTACATGGAGGGAAGATCACTATGGACAACTTTACAGAGGAAGAGAATGGGCAACCACTTCTGGTTCtcaattgccttga
- the LOC143836314 gene encoding uncharacterized protein LOC143836314 isoform X2 — MRRGASSHIKKVPAGTKHQHSTPVLLRVQKAERAARQMGEVQDTRKEERKAYSCRCCTGSNSRKKEQMGTDRRKVLWSYFENGSWKAQLV, encoded by the exons ATGCGCAGGGGAGCTTCATCCCACATAAAAAAAGTGCCCGCAG GAACTAAGCATCAACATAGTACTCCTGTGTTATTGAGAGTTCAGAAAGCGGAACGTGCTGCCCGGCAGATGGGGGAGGTGCAAGACACCCGCAAAGAGGAGCGGAAGGCATATTCCTGCAG GTGCTGCACAGGATCCAATTCCAGGAAGAAGGAACAGATGGGCACTGAT AGGAGAAAAGTACTATGGAGCTACTTTGAAAATGGATCCTGGAAAGCGCAGTTAGTATAG